In a genomic window of Streptomyces roseoviridis:
- a CDS encoding DMT family transporter, with product MSSLAAPLPLGAPRRAWLTDLPVLLVAVVWGTSYLAAKGITATHTVIAVLVLRFAVVLPVLVVAGWRRLRALDAAQWRGAGLLGLILAGIFLLETYGVVHTSATNAGLIISLTMIFTPLAEAAVTRVRPPRAFLAAAALSVTGVILLTQGAGFTAPSAGDLLMLLAALARTVHVLAMSRIKAVRSADSLSLTTVQLGAAVAVFALLAAAPATGASPWSVALGFGPRAWAGLLFLSVFCTLFAFFVQMWAVRRTSPSRVSLLLGTEPLWAAAAGIALAGDRPGALGLAGAVLVLAGTTWGRRAADRDAG from the coding sequence ATGTCCTCGCTTGCCGCACCCCTGCCCCTCGGCGCCCCGCGCCGGGCCTGGCTCACCGACCTGCCCGTGCTCCTCGTGGCGGTGGTCTGGGGCACCAGCTACCTCGCCGCCAAGGGCATCACCGCCACCCACACCGTGATCGCCGTGCTCGTCCTGCGGTTCGCCGTGGTGCTGCCGGTGCTCGTCGTCGCCGGATGGCGCAGGCTGCGGGCGCTGGACGCGGCACAGTGGCGCGGCGCGGGCCTCCTCGGACTGATCCTCGCCGGAATCTTCCTCCTGGAGACCTACGGAGTCGTCCACACCTCCGCCACCAACGCGGGCCTGATCATCAGCCTCACCATGATCTTCACCCCGCTCGCCGAGGCGGCCGTGACCCGGGTCCGGCCGCCCCGCGCCTTCCTCGCCGCCGCGGCGCTCTCCGTGACGGGCGTGATCCTGCTGACCCAGGGCGCGGGCTTCACCGCACCGTCGGCCGGCGACCTGCTGATGCTGCTCGCCGCCCTCGCCCGGACCGTGCACGTCCTCGCGATGTCGCGGATCAAGGCCGTGCGGAGCGCCGACTCGCTCTCCCTCACCACCGTCCAGCTCGGCGCCGCCGTCGCCGTCTTCGCGCTCCTCGCCGCCGCGCCCGCCACCGGGGCCTCGCCCTGGTCGGTCGCGCTCGGCTTCGGGCCGCGCGCATGGGCAGGACTCCTCTTCCTCTCCGTCTTCTGCACCCTCTTCGCCTTCTTCGTGCAGATGTGGGCGGTGCGCCGCACGTCGCCTTCCCGGGTCAGCCTGCTGCTGGGCACCGAGCCCCTGTGGGCCGCCGCCGCGGGCATCGCCCTGGCGGGTGACCGCCCCGGCGCCCTCGGTCTCGCGGGCGCGGTCCTCGTGCTGGCGGGCACCACGTGGGGCCGCCGGGCCGCCGACCGGGACGCCGGGTAG
- the alc gene encoding allantoicase, whose product MSAIPRFTGDASPYGGGDPYADYRTADFPFTQYADLADRRLGAGVIAANDEFFAERENLLKPEAAEFDPEHFGHKGKIMDGWETRRRRGVSAAQPHPTEDDHDWALVRLGAPGVIRGIVVDTAHFRGNYPQAVSVEATSVAGSPSPEDLLADDVKWTTLVPRTAIGGHAANGFAVDVEQRFTHLRVNQHPDGGIARLRVHGEVAPDPQWLAVLGTFDLAALENGGQVEDASDRFYSPATNTIQPGRSRKMDDGWETRRRRDKGNDWIRYSLAAESEIRAVEIDTAYLKGNSAGWAALSVAAEGSEDWTEILPRTRLQPDTNHRFVLDAPAVGSRVRIDIYPDGGISRLRLYGSLTETGAARLTARHQELGG is encoded by the coding sequence GTGTCCGCCATACCGCGCTTCACCGGTGACGCCAGCCCCTACGGCGGCGGTGACCCCTACGCCGACTACCGCACCGCCGACTTCCCCTTCACCCAGTACGCCGACCTCGCCGACCGCCGCCTCGGCGCCGGCGTCATCGCCGCCAACGACGAGTTCTTCGCCGAGCGCGAGAACCTGCTGAAGCCCGAGGCCGCCGAGTTCGACCCCGAGCACTTCGGGCACAAGGGCAAGATCATGGACGGCTGGGAGACCCGCCGCCGCCGCGGCGTCTCCGCCGCACAGCCCCACCCCACCGAGGACGACCACGACTGGGCCCTCGTACGCCTCGGCGCCCCCGGCGTCATCCGCGGCATCGTCGTCGACACCGCCCACTTCCGCGGCAACTACCCGCAGGCCGTGTCCGTCGAAGCCACCTCCGTCGCCGGCTCCCCCTCGCCCGAGGACCTCCTCGCCGACGACGTCAAGTGGACCACCCTCGTCCCCCGCACCGCCATCGGCGGCCACGCCGCCAACGGCTTCGCCGTCGACGTCGAACAGCGCTTCACCCACCTCCGGGTCAACCAGCACCCCGACGGCGGCATCGCCCGCCTCCGCGTCCACGGCGAAGTCGCCCCCGACCCGCAGTGGCTCGCCGTCCTCGGCACCTTCGACCTCGCCGCCCTCGAGAACGGCGGCCAGGTCGAGGACGCATCCGACCGCTTCTACTCCCCGGCCACCAACACCATCCAGCCCGGCCGCTCCCGCAAGATGGACGACGGCTGGGAGACCCGCCGCCGCCGCGACAAGGGCAACGACTGGATCCGCTACAGCCTCGCCGCCGAATCCGAGATCCGCGCCGTCGAGATCGACACCGCCTACCTCAAGGGCAACAGCGCCGGCTGGGCCGCCCTCTCCGTCGCCGCCGAAGGCTCCGAGGACTGGACCGAGATCCTCCCCCGGACCCGCCTCCAGCCCGACACCAACCACCGCTTCGTCCTCGACGCCCCGGCCGTCGGCTCCCGCGTCCGCATCGACATCTACCCCGACGGCGGCATCTCCCGCCTCCGCCTCTACGGCTCCCTCACCGAAACCGGCGCGGCCCGGCTGACCGCCCGCCACCAGGAACTGGGCGGCTGA
- a CDS encoding ABC transporter ATP-binding protein, which translates to MSLRLEDVTLTYPDGEGRLTALDAVSLEVPAGGLTAVVGPSGSGKSSLLAVAATLVTPDRGRVVVAGTDTAPLGPAEKAVLRREKIGIVFQQPNLLPSLTALEQLQVMAHLSGRSPRAVRDRARDLLDAVGLAEQAHRRPHQLSGGQRQRVNIARALMNDPCVLLVDEPTSALDHERGAAVMDLLATLTAQRGTATVLVTHDRTHVGRAGRVVSVRDGRLTQAATV; encoded by the coding sequence ATGAGCCTGCGGCTCGAAGACGTGACCCTGACCTACCCGGACGGCGAAGGCCGCCTCACCGCCCTCGACGCCGTCTCCCTGGAGGTCCCGGCCGGCGGTCTCACCGCCGTCGTCGGCCCCTCCGGCTCCGGCAAGTCCAGCCTCCTCGCGGTGGCCGCGACCCTGGTGACCCCGGACCGGGGCCGGGTCGTCGTGGCCGGCACGGACACCGCGCCGCTGGGGCCGGCGGAGAAGGCGGTGCTGCGCCGCGAGAAGATCGGCATCGTCTTCCAGCAGCCCAACCTGCTGCCCTCGCTCACCGCCCTCGAACAGCTCCAGGTCATGGCCCACCTCTCCGGCCGGAGCCCGCGCGCCGTACGGGACCGGGCCCGGGACCTGCTCGACGCCGTCGGCCTGGCCGAGCAGGCGCACCGCCGCCCCCACCAGCTCTCCGGCGGCCAGCGCCAGCGCGTCAACATCGCCAGGGCGCTGATGAACGACCCCTGCGTGCTCCTGGTGGACGAGCCGACCAGTGCCCTGGACCACGAGCGGGGCGCGGCCGTCATGGATCTGCTCGCCACGCTGACGGCGCAGCGGGGCACGGCGACGGTCCTGGTCACGCACGACCGCACGCACGTGGGACGGGCGGGGCGGGTGGTGTCGGTGCGGGACGGGCGGCTCACCCAGGCCGCGACGGTCTGA
- a CDS encoding IclR family transcriptional regulator → MPTSSASTTDAAKPAAASGGVQSLERAFDLLERMADAGGEVGLSELSASSGLPLPTIHRLMRTLVACGYVRQQPNRRYALGPRLIRLGESASRLLGTWARPYLARLVEETGETANMALLDGDEIVYVAQVPSKHSMRMFTEVGRRVLPHSTGVGKALLAHTPADEVRALLARTGMPAATEKTITTPEGFLDALAVVRETGYAVDDNEQEIGVRCLAVPVPNSPTAAAISISGPAGRVTEAATEKIVPILHEVAEELSAALANTAGNGQG, encoded by the coding sequence GTGCCGACGTCCAGCGCCAGCACCACCGACGCCGCCAAGCCCGCCGCCGCGAGCGGAGGCGTCCAGTCCCTCGAGCGTGCCTTCGACCTCCTGGAGCGGATGGCCGACGCAGGCGGCGAGGTCGGGCTGAGCGAGCTCTCCGCCAGCAGCGGACTGCCGCTGCCGACCATCCACCGGCTCATGCGCACGCTGGTCGCCTGCGGCTACGTCCGCCAGCAGCCCAACCGCCGCTACGCCCTCGGCCCCCGCCTGATCCGGCTCGGCGAGTCCGCCTCCCGGCTGCTCGGCACCTGGGCCCGCCCGTATCTGGCCCGGCTCGTCGAGGAGACCGGCGAGACGGCGAACATGGCGCTGCTCGACGGGGACGAGATCGTCTACGTCGCGCAGGTGCCGTCCAAGCACTCCATGCGCATGTTCACCGAGGTCGGCCGCCGGGTGCTGCCGCACTCCACGGGCGTCGGCAAGGCGCTGCTCGCGCACACCCCGGCCGACGAGGTCCGCGCGCTCCTCGCCCGTACCGGCATGCCGGCCGCGACCGAGAAGACCATCACCACCCCCGAGGGCTTCCTCGACGCCCTGGCCGTGGTGCGCGAGACGGGTTACGCGGTCGACGACAACGAGCAGGAGATAGGGGTCCGCTGCCTCGCGGTCCCCGTCCCCAACTCCCCCACCGCGGCGGCCATCTCGATCTCGGGCCCGGCCGGACGCGTGACGGAGGCGGCCACCGAGAAGATCGTCCCGATCCTCCACGAGGTCGCCGAGGAACTGTCGGCGGCGCTCGCGAACACGGCGGGCAACGGCCAGGGCTGA
- the allB gene encoding allantoinase AllB, with the protein MDVNLVLRSTRVITPEGTRAASIAVSGGKIAAVLPYDAEVPAGARLEDVGDDVVLPGLVDTHVHVNDPGRTEWEGFWTATRAAAAGGITTLLDMPLNSLPPTTTVENLRIKQDVARPKAHIDTGFWGGALPDNVKDLRPLHDAGVFGFKCFLSPSGVEEFPQLDQDQLATSLAEIAGFGGLMIVHAEDPHELDAAPQKSSPKYTDFLASRPRVAENTAIENLINQARRLSARVHVLHLSSSDALPLIAAAKAEGVKITVESCPHFLTLTAEEVPDGATEFKCCPPIREAANQDLLWQGLADGTIDCIVSDHSPSTADLKTPDFASAWGGISSLQLGLPAIWTEARRRGHDLTDVARWMSTAPARLAGLHQKGAIEAGRDADFAVLDPDATFTVDPADLEHRNRITAYAGKTLHGVVTSTWLRGERIADHGTLTEPTGRLLERNN; encoded by the coding sequence GTGGACGTCAACCTGGTCCTGCGCTCGACGCGCGTCATCACCCCCGAGGGAACCCGCGCGGCGTCGATCGCCGTCTCCGGCGGGAAGATCGCGGCCGTGCTGCCGTACGACGCCGAGGTACCGGCCGGCGCCCGGCTGGAAGACGTCGGCGACGACGTCGTCCTGCCCGGACTCGTCGACACCCACGTCCACGTGAACGACCCCGGCCGCACCGAGTGGGAGGGCTTCTGGACCGCCACCCGCGCCGCGGCCGCCGGCGGCATCACCACCCTCCTCGACATGCCGCTCAACTCCCTGCCGCCCACCACCACCGTCGAGAACCTGCGCATCAAGCAGGACGTCGCCCGCCCCAAGGCGCACATCGACACCGGATTCTGGGGCGGCGCCCTCCCCGACAACGTCAAGGACCTGCGCCCGCTCCACGACGCCGGCGTCTTCGGGTTCAAGTGCTTCCTCAGCCCCTCCGGCGTCGAGGAGTTCCCCCAGCTCGACCAGGACCAGCTGGCCACCTCCCTCGCCGAGATCGCCGGCTTCGGCGGCCTGATGATCGTGCACGCCGAGGACCCGCACGAGCTCGACGCGGCACCCCAGAAGAGCAGCCCGAAGTACACCGACTTCCTCGCCTCCCGGCCCCGCGTCGCCGAGAACACCGCCATCGAGAACCTGATCAACCAGGCCCGCCGGCTCAGCGCCCGCGTCCACGTCCTGCACCTGTCGTCCTCCGACGCCCTGCCGCTCATCGCCGCCGCCAAGGCCGAAGGCGTCAAGATCACCGTCGAGTCCTGCCCCCACTTCCTCACCCTCACGGCCGAAGAAGTCCCGGACGGCGCCACCGAGTTCAAGTGCTGCCCGCCCATCCGCGAGGCCGCCAACCAGGACCTGCTCTGGCAGGGCCTCGCCGACGGCACCATCGACTGCATCGTCTCCGACCACTCGCCGTCCACCGCCGACCTCAAGACCCCGGACTTCGCCTCCGCCTGGGGCGGCATCTCCTCCCTCCAGCTCGGCCTCCCCGCCATCTGGACCGAGGCCCGCCGCCGCGGCCACGACCTCACCGACGTCGCCCGCTGGATGTCCACCGCCCCCGCCCGGCTCGCCGGCCTCCACCAGAAGGGCGCCATCGAAGCCGGCCGCGACGCCGACTTCGCCGTCCTCGACCCCGACGCCACCTTCACCGTCGACCCGGCCGACCTGGAACACCGCAACCGCATCACCGCCTACGCGGGCAAGACCCTGCACGGCGTCGTCACCTCCACCTGGCTGCGCGGAGAGCGGATCGCCGACCACGGCACCCTCACCGAGCCCACCGGCCGCCTCCTCGAAAGGAACAACTGA
- a CDS encoding dihydrofolate reductase family protein, giving the protein MATLSLTQFLTLDGVYQAPGGPEEDPSGGFDQGGWVAPYLDEDFGRFVNEVFARPAAFLLGRRTYDIFASYWPHQTDPDDPVAGPLNALPKYVVSTTLTSGDWPTTTVLRGDPADAVAALKQRVDGEIQMHGSGGLAQTLLAHDLIDRLNLLVFPVVLGSGRRLFREGATPSAFRLLDARTTAAGVGIHTYELAGRPRFGTVGE; this is encoded by the coding sequence ATGGCCACCCTGAGCCTCACCCAGTTCCTCACCCTCGACGGCGTCTACCAGGCCCCCGGCGGCCCGGAGGAGGACCCGAGCGGCGGCTTCGACCAGGGCGGCTGGGTCGCCCCGTACCTCGACGAGGACTTCGGCCGCTTCGTCAACGAGGTCTTCGCCCGGCCCGCCGCCTTCCTCCTCGGCCGCCGCACCTACGACATCTTCGCGAGCTACTGGCCGCACCAGACCGACCCCGACGACCCGGTGGCGGGCCCGCTCAACGCGCTTCCGAAGTACGTCGTCTCCACCACGCTCACCTCCGGCGACTGGCCCACCACCACGGTGCTGCGGGGCGACCCGGCCGATGCCGTCGCCGCGCTCAAGCAGCGCGTGGACGGTGAGATCCAGATGCACGGCAGCGGCGGCCTGGCGCAGACCCTGCTCGCCCACGACCTCATCGACCGGCTGAACCTGCTGGTCTTCCCCGTGGTCCTCGGCAGCGGCCGCCGGCTGTTCCGCGAGGGGGCGACCCCGAGCGCCTTCCGGCTGCTCGACGCCCGCACCACCGCCGCGGGCGTCGGCATCCACACCTACGAGCTCGCCGGCCGCCCCCGCTTCGGCACCGTCGGCGAATGA
- a CDS encoding cytochrome P450, which produces MSVIDLGAYGPDFTADPYPYYAKLRASGPVHEILTPEGIPAWLIVGYEEARAALADPRFVKNTSAVVDFVPLEVEVIGPNLLGVDPPDHTRLRKLVAGEFTGRRVEALRPRVVQLAGELLDAMAPAGRADLVDAFAFPLPITVICELLGVPAADRDSFRAWSNELVAPTGALTEREAVEGFGGYLDELIEDRRAAGPADDLLSALIATRAEDGDRLSLPELRALVYLLLIAGHETTVNLIANTVRALLRHPDQLAALRADFSLLDGAIEEGLRYDGPVEAATYRFAVEDVPVGGAVVPAGSVVLVGLAAGARDPGRFPDPDRFDIRRDPRGHLAFGHGIHYCLGAPLARLEGKIAIRSLLERFPRLELDPTGGPLEWLPGLLIRGTRRLPVTW; this is translated from the coding sequence ATGTCCGTCATCGACCTGGGGGCGTACGGCCCGGACTTCACCGCCGACCCGTACCCGTACTACGCGAAGCTCCGCGCGTCCGGACCCGTCCACGAGATCCTCACACCCGAGGGCATCCCGGCCTGGCTGATCGTCGGATACGAGGAGGCCCGCGCCGCGCTCGCCGACCCGCGGTTCGTCAAGAACACCTCCGCCGTCGTCGACTTCGTCCCGCTGGAGGTCGAGGTCATCGGCCCCAACCTGCTCGGCGTCGACCCGCCCGACCACACCCGGCTGCGCAAGCTCGTCGCGGGCGAGTTCACCGGCCGCCGGGTCGAGGCCCTGCGCCCGCGCGTCGTGCAACTGGCCGGTGAACTCCTCGACGCGATGGCGCCCGCCGGCCGCGCGGACCTCGTCGACGCCTTCGCCTTCCCGTTGCCCATCACCGTCATCTGCGAACTCCTCGGCGTCCCGGCCGCCGACCGGGACTCCTTCCGTGCCTGGTCGAACGAGCTGGTCGCCCCGACCGGCGCCCTCACCGAGCGGGAGGCCGTCGAGGGCTTCGGCGGCTACCTCGACGAACTCATCGAGGACAGACGCGCGGCCGGGCCCGCCGACGACCTGCTGTCCGCCCTCATCGCCACCCGCGCCGAGGACGGCGACCGGCTCTCCCTGCCGGAACTGCGCGCCCTGGTCTATCTGCTGCTGATCGCCGGCCACGAGACCACGGTCAACCTGATCGCCAACACGGTCCGCGCGCTGCTCCGTCACCCGGACCAACTCGCCGCGCTCAGGGCAGACTTCAGCCTGCTTGACGGCGCGATCGAGGAGGGGCTGCGCTACGACGGACCGGTGGAGGCCGCCACGTACCGCTTCGCCGTCGAGGACGTCCCCGTGGGCGGCGCCGTCGTTCCCGCCGGTTCCGTCGTGCTCGTCGGCCTCGCCGCCGGCGCCCGCGATCCGGGCCGCTTCCCCGACCCCGACCGCTTCGACATCCGGCGCGACCCGCGCGGCCACCTCGCCTTCGGGCACGGCATCCACTACTGCCTGGGCGCCCCGCTCGCCCGCCTGGAGGGCAAGATCGCCATCCGGTCGCTCCTGGAACGCTTCCCCCGGCTGGAACTGGACCCTACCGGCGGCCCGTTGGAATGGCTGCCCGGCCTGCTGATCCGCGGCACCCGCCGTCTCCCCGTGACGTGGTGA
- a CDS encoding SDR family oxidoreductase has translation MSTTKATTGMSGKAVLVTGGSRGVGAATAVRLAREGADVAFTYVRDEVRAKEVAARIEALGRTALPLRADAAGAGDAAGAVEWAVDALGGLDVLVNNVGVGVVAPLEQLSLADVDRVLAVNVRSVFLASQAAAARMPDGGRIVTIGTCMTQRVPGPGGTLYTMSKAALVGLTKALARELGGRGINANIVHPGPTDTDMNPADGPYAQGQAAVTALGRFGTADEVASMVAFLAGPEAAYVTGAEFSVDGGHAA, from the coding sequence ATGTCCACGACGAAGGCGACGACCGGCATGAGCGGCAAGGCGGTCCTGGTCACCGGTGGCAGCAGGGGCGTGGGGGCGGCGACCGCCGTGCGGCTCGCCCGGGAGGGAGCGGACGTGGCCTTCACCTATGTCCGGGACGAGGTCCGGGCGAAGGAGGTCGCCGCCCGGATCGAGGCACTGGGCCGCACGGCCCTGCCGCTGCGGGCCGACGCCGCAGGCGCCGGTGACGCGGCGGGCGCCGTGGAGTGGGCGGTGGACGCCCTCGGAGGGCTCGACGTCCTGGTCAACAACGTCGGCGTGGGTGTGGTCGCGCCGCTGGAGCAGCTGAGCCTGGCCGACGTGGACCGGGTCCTCGCCGTGAACGTCCGCTCCGTGTTCCTCGCCTCGCAGGCGGCGGCCGCGCGGATGCCGGACGGCGGGCGGATCGTCACGATCGGCACCTGCATGACCCAGCGGGTCCCGGGCCCCGGCGGCACGCTGTACACGATGAGCAAGGCGGCCCTGGTCGGCCTGACCAAGGCGCTCGCCCGCGAGCTGGGCGGCCGGGGCATCAACGCGAACATCGTCCACCCGGGCCCGACGGACACGGACATGAACCCGGCCGACGGCCCGTACGCGCAGGGCCAGGCGGCCGTGACGGCCCTGGGCCGCTTCGGCACCGCCGACGAGGTCGCCTCCATGGTGGCGTTCCTGGCGGGCCCGGAGGCGGCGTACGTGACGGGCGCCGAGTTCTCGGTGGACGGCGGCCACGCGGCGTGA
- a CDS encoding ABC transporter permease: MFVAWRDLRFAKGRFTLMGTVIVLITLLVGLLSGLTAGLARENISAITGLPADRIAFAAPPSGQSVSFTSSTVSEDQWRRWAGRPGVTAAEPLGIRTLNATAGDRTAALSAFGTRPAGGLAPGTGRLAPGHAVLSEAAAEELDATAGDAVRLGPLEVTVAAVAGDASYSHTPVAWITLDDWQRLGRDGTTPEERATATVIALSGSGADWAAGDQALGTRSRTVDGALTAIGSYQAENGSLQMMRGFLFVISALVIGAFFTVWTIQRSADVAVLKALGASTPYLLKDALGQAVAMLGAGTLLGTGLAAAVGGLISGGDVPFVLRPLTVLGPAAVMIALGVLGAALSIRRITAVDPLTALGSAR, translated from the coding sequence ATGTTCGTGGCATGGAGAGACCTGAGATTCGCCAAGGGGCGATTCACCTTGATGGGCACGGTGATCGTGCTGATCACCCTGCTCGTCGGACTGCTGTCCGGGCTGACCGCCGGGCTCGCCCGCGAGAACATCTCGGCGATCACCGGCCTGCCCGCCGACCGGATCGCCTTCGCGGCGCCGCCGTCCGGGCAGTCCGTCTCCTTCACCAGCTCGACGGTGAGCGAGGACCAGTGGCGGCGGTGGGCCGGGCGGCCCGGAGTGACAGCCGCCGAACCCCTCGGCATCCGCACCCTCAACGCCACCGCCGGCGACCGCACGGCCGCGCTCTCCGCCTTCGGTACGCGGCCGGCCGGCGGCCTCGCACCCGGGACCGGGCGGCTCGCGCCCGGGCACGCCGTCCTGTCGGAAGCGGCCGCCGAGGAACTGGACGCCACGGCCGGGGACGCGGTGCGCCTCGGCCCCCTGGAGGTCACCGTCGCCGCGGTCGCCGGAGACGCCTCGTACAGCCACACACCCGTCGCGTGGATCACCCTCGACGACTGGCAGCGGCTCGGCCGCGACGGCACCACGCCCGAGGAGCGGGCCACGGCCACCGTCATCGCGCTCAGCGGCTCCGGCGCCGACTGGGCTGCCGGCGACCAGGCCCTCGGCACCCGGTCGCGGACGGTCGACGGCGCCCTCACCGCCATAGGGTCCTACCAGGCCGAGAACGGCTCGCTCCAGATGATGCGCGGCTTCCTCTTCGTCATCTCCGCGCTGGTCATAGGGGCCTTCTTCACCGTCTGGACCATCCAGCGCAGCGCCGACGTGGCCGTCCTGAAGGCGCTGGGCGCCTCCACCCCGTACCTCCTGAAGGACGCGCTGGGCCAGGCCGTGGCGATGCTCGGCGCGGGCACCCTGCTCGGCACCGGTCTCGCGGCCGCCGTCGGCGGACTCATCAGCGGCGGGGACGTGCCCTTCGTCCTGCGGCCGCTCACCGTGCTCGGACCCGCCGCCGTCATGATCGCGCTCGGCGTCCTCGGCGCGGCCCTGTCCATCCGGCGGATCACCGCCGTCGACCCCCTGACCGCCCTCGGGAGTGCCCGATGA